From the Euphorbia lathyris chromosome 6, ddEupLath1.1, whole genome shotgun sequence genome, one window contains:
- the LOC136234160 gene encoding uncharacterized protein, producing the protein MVMEGSSILSCSNSSSSSPSSSSAFIFHPSHPSSSSIVKWQTLSLSFSNKRQMSVAVSSLPFRNSLRTSALVVEKSAENSTRDKEMMPKIDKSGRFCSPRAARELALLTIYAACLEGSDPIRLFEKRMNARRESGYELDKASLVEYNHMNFGGPPVTAETVEEADELLRSDEKESAVEAEVLSAPPKLVYSKLILRFTRKLLVAVVDKWDSHVLVIDKVAPPNWKNVPAGRILEFCILHLAMSEISVLETRHQIVINEAVDLAKRFCDGAAPRIINGCLRTFANDLSANNTAYTTEPNGQVLRQKIIGVPSAQVVKSPSENRP; encoded by the exons atGGTAATGGAGGGAAGTTCAATTTTAAGCTGTTCAAActcgtcttcttcttctccttcctcatCTTCTGCTTTCATTTTCCATCCTTCACATCCTTCGTCTTCTTCTATCGTCAAATGGCAAActcttagtctcagctttagcAACAAGAGGCAAATGTCGGTGGCAGTCTCTTCTCTTCCCTTCCGAAACTCACTTCGTACTTCTGCGTTGGTAGTGGAGAAATCAGCCGAGAATTCAACAAGGGACAAAGAAATGATGCCCAAAATTGATAAGAGTGGAAGGTTTTGCAGCCCCAGAGCCGCCAGGGAGCTCGCTCT ATTGACGATATATGCGGCCTGTTTGGAAGGGTCTGACCCAATTCGACTTTTTGAGAAAAGGATGAATGCAAGAAGAG AATCTGGTTATGAACTTGACAAGGCATCACTGGTCGAATACAATCATATGAACTTCGGGGGGCCTCCTGTCACAGCTGAGACTGTTGAAGAAGCAGATGAACTTTTGCGTAGTGATGAAAAGGAGTCCGCAGTTG AAGCAGAAGTCCTTTCAGCTCCACCGAAGTTGGTGTACAGCAAATTAATTTTGCG TTTCACTAGGAAGCTTCTAGTAGCAGTTGTGGATAAATGGGACAGCCATGTCCTTGTTATTGACAAAGTTGCCCCGCCTAATTGGAAG AATGTGCCAGCTGGGAGAATTCTGGAATTCTGCATCCTCCATTTAGCGATGTCCGAGATTTCTGTTCTTGAAACACGACATCAAATTGTGATCAATGAG GCTGTTGATCTTGCTAAGCGGTTCTGCGACGGAGCTGCACCGCGCATAATCAACGGGTGTCTTAGGACTTTTGCCAATGATTTGTCAGCTAACAACACGGCCTACACAACGGAGCCTAATGGACAAGTATTAAGGCAAAAAATCATTGGAGTCCCATCTGCTCAAGTTGTTAAATCTCCATCGGAAAACAGACCTTAG